Sequence from the Verrucomicrobiia bacterium genome:
GGCTCCGCCATAAGGGGCACAGTCTTTGGAAAGGGCAGGGTGATGTCAAGGTAGCCACACAGAACGCGAAAGTTCCGCATCCTTGCGAACTTCGGCAAACCGTGTTTAATCGCGGGAACCATGCCGAAAGCATCGCCGAGCCAAAGCGCCGAAGATTACCTGGAACGGATTCACGAGCTCATCGAGCAAAAGGGATATGCGCGGGTGGTGGACATCGCCTCTTCGTTGAAAGTCAAACAGGCGTCGGTCACGGTGATGGTGCAGCGTCTCGCTGAGGCGGGCTATCTCAAATACGAGAAGTATCGCGGCCTGGTGATGACGGATGAAGGCCGCGCGGTCGCCGTGCGCATTCAAGATCGGCACACAACACTCTCCCGTTTCTTTTCGCTGTTCGGCCTCGATCCCGAAACGCAGCACCAGGACATCGAGGGCATCGAACATCATCTCAGCGCGGATACAGTCAAGGTGCTAGCCGACCTTGCCCGGTTTTTTGAAGAGAATCCGGCGACGCTGAAGCGATTCCAGACGTCACGACGTTCGATTGGAAAATGAAACCGGCGGGACCCCTCAGTCCCGCCGGTTCACCATCAACCCCATCTGTTCACGTCCCGCTCACGGCTGCCGCAAGCGGAAAAATACTGCCGGTGAGGGAGTAATCGGCATCGTTACGGAGTTTGTGCCACTCGATCCGAGCACGTC
This genomic interval carries:
- the mntR gene encoding transcriptional regulator MntR, producing the protein MPKASPSQSAEDYLERIHELIEQKGYARVVDIASSLKVKQASVTVMVQRLAEAGYLKYEKYRGLVMTDEGRAVAVRIQDRHTTLSRFFSLFGLDPETQHQDIEGIEHHLSADTVKVLADLARFFEENPATLKRFQTSRRSIGK